TTATAACAACTTTCTTTCTCTCCTATTCCATTCTACTGTTCCCTTCCCTGATTCTATAGTTAAAAGCACCTGTCTTTCACTATATTCTCTATGTTCTACGCCGTTTTGCAGCACTTGGACTGGAGGGATTGCTGTTTGCATTTAAGACCTTTTCAGTGACTCTGTTACGTTTCCTTTTATCAGCTCCTTCTTTGGACCCAGAATCTGATGaactcctttctttctctttgctgCTTGGTTTTTCAGCTGCTTTTCCCAAGTTTCCTGAAGGTGCATAAACTGAAAAGGGATCAAAGGAATGACTCCAAATCGGGCTCAtatgaacaattttttttatactATATAGCAATTTTCAAActgattaagcctcacaacatccttgtAAGTATGCAAGTATTCTCTGCATTTTACGGAGAAAAAAGTTATGTAAAATGAATACCTTCCTTTCATGATTTGTCCTTAAAATGCTGCACACACTTTGATAAAAATAGTAGTATAATCCACTAACCTAGATTATATTGCaataatttttgtttattctgaTGAACTTCTACTTTACAGGGCACCTGGTCAACCTATGAAATTCATTGTCATTGAAGGTCATTGAGGTAAATATTGTAgctggattttaaaattaaacaattattttatgaTATAACTGCATAATTTCATGAGCACTAACAATGGGCTTGATCTTGCTCTTATTAACATGAACAGCAAAATCCTCAAAATCCTTGCAGTAATACAAAGTCCAATATAAAGTGATGAGAGAAATCACATCTCGGATGTCTGGGAGGAAGCTGGTCACCTTCAGAGATCAGAATGGAGTTCCCCTGCTTCAGCACTGTACGGCACTGCACAACTAAGGTGGGAGCAAAAAGTAATTCCTCTGAAATATCAGATACTGGCAACTGCTGCAAGCAGGATGCCAAAATAGGTGAACCAACTAATCTGGTACTGCAAGGATTCCTCCCATTGATGATGTAGTGCCTGCCATCTGTTTCAGTTTCACAAACTAGGGATACTGTTATATCCACAGCTACTGCTAGAGGATCATATAGCAGAAGACACAAGGAATATATTTTCCATCTGCACCTAGCCAGAAGATTGTGACCATTTCTTTTGAATGTGGACCTTGCAAGTGTGATCTATTTCTTTGTCATCTTGAGGCTGGATTActgcagtgggagttttacctcTGGCTTCAATAGGAATCAGCTATGGCCCTTTATCCTCTCCCAGAGCTCAAATCAACTGTTTGCGGACTTTGGCACTGTTCAGTATAACTGCAGAACCAGTAGAGGAAATTCAAATTTGCTGATTTCCAGAAAGACAGTGGTTTCTgtgcattttaaaagtattttagttCTTGGCAATGGACTGATGTTCTTTTGTTCTTTAATGATTCTGTACCATATCATGCCAATTTTAAGTTTAAGGTAAGTCAAATTTTGGGCCTACACCACTTGATGAAATCCATTCAGAACTGCTGTTGCCTTCCAGATAAGTGTAGCTGTGAAGTATAAAAATTACAGATGTACCTTCTTCTGGGCCTGCATGAGGTTCCAACtcttcttttatttcttctttcaccTCTTCTTCAATCATTACTTTTCCTGTAAAAAGAGTTATTAAGCAGATGATGATTGTTGTTTGATAGAAGTATAATTGATCTTTTTCTGTGTTCGGCACCTCAGGATCAACTGTAAGTGCACAGTGTTCAAAACTGGTCACTGTAATAGTCAACACTGACTCAAGTAAAAATGTTGCTCATTGCCAAAAAACAGATGGATGGAAAGAACAATTGAGCCACAATCACTGCTGACATCAAATATAAGGTAGAGTTATGGAAACAATTAGCAGGGCAGATGTCACCAAAACACAGATTCCAATCAATTTTTTCTTAATAGGAACAAATATAATAGTAACTGGGCAAAATATGTTGCAATGGCTTGGACTGATGCTGCCTTTTATAAATACCGAGTGGAATATTTATTGCAGCTAGTAATTGAGAGGCATTCCGGTGTAGTTTAAAATCTCGTAAGCACTACTGTCCTTTTTCAGAGGTAGACATCTGAACTTCCAAGTTCCTATCTTGGATAACAGCACTGGGTACCTGATGACAAACTGGATTTTCCAAGTTTGACTGTCTTTTTTTGTCGGTGGGCTATGTATCAGTAGAGATTTCTGCTAGATCAGATTACACAGAGAGGAGCTCTAAGAATAAAGAAGTTTTGAAATTAGGCAGTCAAAGAATTATGGAGAAACATTAaatgaaggataggattaaaattcaaaatgatctggacaaactggagaaatggtctgaagtaaataggatgaaattcaataaggacaaatgcaaagtactccacttaggaaggaacaatcagctgcacacatacaaaatgggaaatgactgcctaggaaggaatactgcggaaagggatctgggggtcatagtggatcacaagctaaacatgtTTAACTGAGTGTAAACTCCATGACCATCATTTTAAACACAAAGGATCTATCCTGGCAAACACAGTCAGACATAGTGCTTACTACTAATGGTAGTCTTACTAAAGCATGCAACTTcgccccacccccaaaatgaaTAAACCTTTAACCACCTGCATATGATTCCAAAGGGCCAAATTTTGACCTCCTTGCAACACAcagcagcccccgctcccctgcaGTAAGTGGGAGACCTGTGTACTCAATCAAAGGGAGAGTTGGATTTAAATAGTATTAATAGAATGTCTGTGTATCAAAGATCCCATCTATGTTAAACTTTCTACTGTTTTCCATGCCCCTGATTATTACCACAATCCAGTGATGTGAAACACTAGCATCAGGTCGGTACATCATTACTTCTTCCCTTCTTCTGGAGTTAAAGTTGGCTAATCATACCTACACTTGATTAGAGCATCCCAATGTAAAAGCTAGTATCAGATCTCACCTTCTTTCACTTCTTGGATAATTTCCTCAGGCAGGATGAAGTTTTTCTCTGAATTAGGGAAGGGCAGAATCTCAGATTcatgctttaaaagaaaagaaaaatttattTTGTACGATTTTGTTAGAACTATCAGCTCAGATTTTCTAAACAAACGCCTGAGTAATTTCATACACAGGAAAAGATCAAATAATTCATAATAGCATATCTGAGTCTGAGGTCAGGAGTTCCGTAAGGGTTATTGAAGGACAAGATACAGGATGTGAGGGTGACAATGCATTTCtcagccctgatcttgcaaacacttgtgcattCTTAACTTTATACATGTCAATAAGACTACTTgaatgtataaagttaagcatgtgcctaaatatttactggatcagggcctacagAACTAGAAATTTTATATCAAACCAAGAGCTTAGGATagaagaaataatgggcttaattttcCTCTCTCCGATACTAGTTTTACACAGGTGAAACGCCACTGACCTCACAGGAGTCACctaatttacaccaatgtaagaatcaggcccaacgaGTATGACATATCAAAGCTGCTGAAATCTACTGGAAATCAGGATTCCCCAATGCCAATCTTCTATACTCACTAGTGCTTGCATGTCGTACATGGTGCTCAAATGATCCCAAATCACTCTGGAGGAAATCTGACGTCCGATATTCTGACTGAATTTATCTCGGATACAGATCATGTGAAAGTGGCGATTCACACCTGAAGGAAGGCAGGAAAAAGTTAGCGCCATCAACAACATTCACTAGGATGTACGTGTATCATGCCACAGAATAAGTAACTGCGACAGAT
This portion of the Chelonia mydas isolate rCheMyd1 chromosome 13, rCheMyd1.pri.v2, whole genome shotgun sequence genome encodes:
- the LOC102940955 gene encoding MRG/MORF4L-binding protein; protein product: MGEAEGGSAGGAEKPPVPAGGAAPEPGAPAEEAVVWSPEVEVCLFHAMLGHKPVGVNRHFHMICIRDKFSQNIGRQISSRVIWDHLSTMYDMQALHESEILPFPNSEKNFILPEEIIQEVKEGKVMIEEEVKEEIKEELEPHAGPEEVYAPSGNLGKAAEKPSSKEKERSSSDSGSKEGADKRKRNRVTEKVLNANSNPSSPSAAKRRRT